From the Selenomonas timonae genome, one window contains:
- a CDS encoding response regulator transcription factor: MEEKSRVLIVEDEVRIARFLQMELEHEGFEAETEGNGTRAYERIIQENFDIILLDVMLPGMDGIEICRRVRTVSNVPIIMLTARDAVEDRVEGLDIGADDYITKPFAVPELLARLRNALRRRDISTEDASDRLTVKNLIMFLSRYEVQVDGETVALTKREYDLLEYLLRNKRTVLTRDQILQEVWGFDYTGETNVVDVYIRYLRAKLDDRFNKKYIYTVRGVGYVVRD; this comes from the coding sequence ATGGAAGAAAAATCACGTGTCCTCATTGTCGAGGATGAGGTACGCATTGCGCGGTTCCTGCAGATGGAGCTCGAGCACGAGGGGTTCGAGGCGGAGACCGAGGGCAACGGCACACGCGCCTATGAACGCATCATTCAGGAGAATTTCGATATTATCCTGCTTGATGTCATGCTGCCTGGCATGGACGGCATTGAGATCTGCCGCCGTGTCCGCACGGTCTCGAACGTGCCCATCATCATGCTGACGGCACGCGATGCCGTGGAGGATCGCGTGGAGGGGCTGGACATCGGTGCGGACGACTACATCACGAAGCCGTTTGCCGTACCCGAGCTGCTCGCACGTCTGCGCAACGCTCTGCGCCGTCGTGACATCTCGACCGAGGATGCGTCCGACCGCCTCACGGTAAAGAATCTCATCATGTTCCTCTCGCGCTACGAGGTGCAGGTGGACGGCGAGACCGTCGCCCTCACAAAACGCGAATACGATCTGCTCGAGTACCTGCTGCGCAACAAGCGCACGGTGCTGACGCGCGATCAGATCCTCCAGGAGGTATGGGGCTTCGACTATACGGGCGAGACCAATGTGGTCGACGTCTACATCCGATACCTGCGCGCCAAGCTGGATGACCGCTTCAACAAGAAGTACATCTACACGGTGCGGGGCGTCGGGTATGTTGTCCGCGACTAA
- the sstT gene encoding serine/threonine transporter SstT — protein MLSNISRKYRETALIKLIAVGLIIGILIALYAPALIPIVAVLGDVFVRALKGVAPILVFVLVMNAMAQRTVGSGAALRPIVRLYIIATFLASVVAVAFSFAFPSTLHLVVADATVAPPSGIVEVVHNLILKVVDNPINAIASANYIGILAWSVLAGIALQKASPTTKNTVRDFAVVMTQIVLWVIRFAPFGIMGLVADAVGTSGVDALISYLQLLAVLLGAFFSVALIMNPIIVWMHIRRNPFPLVFTTLRESGIYAFFTRSSAANIPVNLQLCKRLGLNPEVYSISIPLGATINMSGAAITIAILSLAAANTLGIHVDLPTALLLCLIATIGACGASGVAGGSLLLIPVACSSFGIGNDIAMQVVGVGFIIGVLQDSCETALNSSTDVLFTATAEFADRAKAGTLTAEDMTPKS, from the coding sequence TTGCTCAGCAACATCAGCCGCAAGTACCGCGAGACAGCCCTCATCAAGCTCATCGCGGTCGGACTCATCATCGGTATCCTCATCGCGCTCTACGCGCCCGCGCTCATTCCCATCGTCGCCGTGCTCGGCGATGTCTTCGTCCGCGCACTGAAGGGCGTTGCACCGATCCTCGTCTTCGTCCTCGTCATGAATGCAATGGCGCAGCGCACGGTTGGTTCGGGTGCAGCGCTGCGCCCCATCGTGCGTCTCTACATCATTGCGACTTTCCTCGCATCTGTTGTAGCAGTCGCCTTCTCCTTTGCCTTCCCGTCCACGCTGCATCTCGTCGTGGCGGACGCGACCGTTGCGCCGCCGAGCGGCATCGTCGAGGTCGTTCACAACCTCATTCTCAAGGTCGTCGACAACCCGATCAATGCGATTGCGAGCGCGAACTACATCGGCATCCTCGCGTGGAGCGTCCTCGCAGGAATCGCCCTGCAGAAGGCAAGCCCGACGACCAAGAACACCGTGCGCGACTTCGCCGTCGTCATGACGCAGATCGTTCTCTGGGTCATCCGCTTTGCCCCGTTCGGCATCATGGGACTTGTCGCTGACGCAGTTGGTACGAGCGGCGTGGATGCCCTCATCAGCTACCTCCAGCTCCTTGCTGTCCTGCTCGGCGCATTCTTCTCCGTCGCCCTCATCATGAATCCCATCATCGTCTGGATGCACATCCGCCGCAATCCGTTCCCGCTCGTCTTTACGACGCTACGTGAGAGCGGCATCTACGCCTTCTTCACGCGCAGCTCGGCGGCGAATATCCCCGTCAACCTCCAGCTCTGCAAGCGGCTTGGGCTCAATCCCGAGGTTTACTCCATTTCCATCCCGCTCGGTGCGACCATCAACATGAGCGGCGCGGCGATCACGATCGCCATCCTCTCGCTCGCAGCGGCAAACACGCTCGGCATCCACGTCGACCTGCCGACGGCGCTCCTCCTCTGCCTCATCGCCACGATCGGCGCATGCGGCGCTTCGGGCGTTGCGGGCGGCTCGCTACTCCTCATCCCCGTCGCCTGCTCCTCGTTCGGCATCGGCAACGACATCGCGATGCAGGTCGTCGGTGTCGGCTTCATCATCGGTGTGCTGCAGGACTCCTGCGAGACCGCGCTCAACAGCTCCACCGACGTCCTCTTCACTGCGACGGCGGAGTTCGCCGACCGCGCCAAGGCGGGCACGCTCACGGCGGAGGATATGACACCAAAGAGCTAA
- a CDS encoding biotin transporter BioY, with translation MTTRDDKFFSVRNTTRMALCIALICVSAYIAIPVPFMAPLTMQTFVMCLAALVLTPRQTAVVLVGYTVLGAIGLPVFAGGVGGLGIIFGPRGGFFIGFLLAYTLMSMLKGREPSFARYALVGTLVSVPVTYLVATLWLTILFGDKFAGIVAAFMALVQYIPGDLIKAVAAAALGVTLNRRLRYL, from the coding sequence ATGACAACACGCGATGATAAATTCTTTTCCGTACGCAATACCACGCGTATGGCTCTCTGTATCGCGCTGATCTGTGTGAGCGCGTACATTGCAATCCCCGTGCCGTTCATGGCGCCGCTGACGATGCAGACCTTTGTCATGTGTCTTGCCGCGCTTGTTCTCACACCGCGCCAGACGGCGGTCGTCCTCGTCGGCTACACCGTGCTCGGTGCGATCGGTCTGCCCGTCTTTGCGGGCGGCGTCGGCGGACTCGGCATCATCTTCGGCCCGCGCGGCGGCTTCTTTATCGGCTTTCTGCTTGCGTACACGCTCATGAGTATGCTGAAGGGACGCGAGCCGTCCTTCGCACGTTATGCCCTCGTCGGAACACTCGTGAGCGTACCCGTCACCTACCTCGTCGCAACGCTCTGGCTGACAATCCTCTTCGGGGATAAGTTCGCCGGCATCGTCGCCGCCTTTATGGCGCTCGTGCAGTACATCCCGGGCGACCTCATCAAGGCAGTCGCCGCTGCTGCGCTCGGAGTGACGCTCAACAGACGGCTGCGGTATCTCTGA
- the rsmI gene encoding 16S rRNA (cytidine(1402)-2'-O)-methyltransferase, producing the protein MTVTGKLYLCATPIGNLGDITYRAVEMLRAADVIAAEDTRHTRGLLAHYDIHTPMTSYHEHNKEEKGAELIARMRAGETVVCVSDAGLPGIADPGGDLARRAIAEGIPVTPLPGANAALSALICAGLPLEGFTFVGFLPRKEKKRREVLARVADYPETLIFYEAPHRLKETLAALAAALGAQRRVCAARELTKKFEEFRRTTLGDLLAHYREHEPRGEFVLIVAGADENVVSTADAEEELSLTERYAAHIAKGLDKKEAMRRTAQELGISRRDVYQAVLAGDV; encoded by the coding sequence ATGACAGTGACAGGAAAGCTCTATCTCTGTGCGACACCCATCGGCAATCTTGGTGACATCACCTATCGTGCCGTAGAAATGCTGCGCGCGGCGGATGTGATTGCGGCCGAGGACACGCGGCACACGCGCGGACTCCTTGCACACTATGACATCCATACGCCTATGACGAGCTATCACGAGCACAACAAGGAGGAAAAGGGCGCAGAGCTCATCGCACGGATGCGGGCGGGGGAAACGGTTGTCTGTGTCAGCGACGCGGGACTGCCAGGCATCGCCGACCCCGGCGGCGACCTCGCGCGGCGTGCAATTGCGGAGGGCATCCCCGTCACGCCCCTGCCGGGCGCGAACGCCGCACTCTCTGCGCTCATCTGCGCGGGACTGCCGTTGGAGGGATTCACTTTCGTCGGCTTTCTCCCGCGCAAGGAGAAGAAGCGGCGCGAGGTTCTGGCGCGCGTTGCGGACTATCCCGAGACGCTCATCTTCTACGAGGCGCCGCATCGTCTCAAGGAGACACTTGCCGCTCTCGCAGCGGCACTCGGCGCACAGCGGCGTGTGTGCGCCGCACGCGAACTGACGAAGAAGTTCGAGGAGTTCCGCCGCACGACACTCGGCGACCTTCTCGCACACTATCGGGAGCACGAGCCACGCGGCGAGTTCGTGCTCATCGTTGCGGGCGCGGACGAGAATGTCGTGAGTACTGCGGATGCGGAGGAGGAGCTGTCTCTCACGGAGCGTTATGCCGCACACATCGCCAAAGGTTTGGACAAGAAGGAAGCCATGCGCCGCACCGCGCAGGAGCTTGGTATCTCACGGCGAGATGTGTATCAGGCGGTACTGGCGGGGGACGTTTGA
- the rfbD gene encoding dTDP-4-dehydrorhamnose reductase, with product MKILITGATGQLGHDCVEECRARGHEVHGVSSELFPLSDENVMRAVLEAVEPDAILHAAAYTAVDQAEDEPSLCRKINAAGTEILARLARERDVKLLYISTDYVFPGTGDTPHETNALTSPHNVYGASKLAGEEAVQQDLDKYFIVRTSWVFGLHGKNFVKSMLQLAKTNKILSIVNDQIGSPTYTRDLAPLLADILESEKYGIYHATNEGFCSWAQFAREIFRQAGINVNVTNVPSHMYPTKATRPKNSRLSKKSLDDAGFHRLPPWEDAVGRFLKELKETAE from the coding sequence ATGAAGATCCTCATCACAGGCGCAACGGGACAGCTGGGTCACGACTGCGTGGAGGAGTGCAGGGCGCGCGGGCACGAGGTACACGGCGTCTCCTCGGAGCTCTTCCCTCTCTCCGACGAGAACGTCATGCGCGCCGTCCTCGAAGCGGTCGAACCCGATGCCATCCTGCATGCGGCGGCATACACTGCCGTGGATCAGGCGGAGGACGAGCCCTCGCTCTGCCGCAAAATCAATGCGGCAGGCACGGAGATTCTCGCGCGCCTCGCACGCGAACGCGATGTGAAGCTCCTCTACATCAGCACGGACTACGTCTTCCCCGGCACAGGCGACACGCCCCACGAGACGAACGCGCTCACATCCCCGCACAACGTCTACGGCGCGTCGAAGCTCGCGGGCGAGGAGGCTGTGCAGCAGGATCTCGACAAATACTTTATCGTGCGCACCTCGTGGGTCTTTGGTCTGCATGGCAAGAACTTCGTCAAGAGCATGCTGCAGCTTGCCAAAACCAATAAAATTCTCTCCATCGTCAACGATCAGATCGGCTCGCCCACCTATACGCGTGACCTCGCGCCGCTGCTTGCGGACATACTTGAGTCCGAAAAGTACGGCATCTACCACGCGACGAACGAGGGGTTCTGCTCGTGGGCGCAATTCGCGCGCGAGATCTTCCGTCAGGCGGGCATCAATGTCAACGTCACGAACGTCCCCTCGCATATGTACCCAACGAAGGCAACGCGCCCGAAGAACTCGCGCCTCAGCAAGAAGTCGCTTGACGACGCGGGCTTCCACCGCCTCCCTCCGTGGGAGGATGCCGTTGGGCGGTTTTTGAAGGAGCTGAAAGAGACGGCGGAATAG
- a CDS encoding sensor histidine kinase — MLSATNSRLARWIDRYFYIRISTKITLLYAAILFFVLILSTAILGIGAYIYFYRQAEVDLDRSIRHVMSNIESGNAAEAKFWFEGPVIPGVIVRITDRSGRVVLDTDAHFPSIETVESGRISTPIWANPDMEVSEFKGGAVYHARRNIEYDGIPYQIHFFRTITTETDFFNSLQRLLFYTVAGCFVLALLAGHFISRRILKPIREITWTARSIEVERLGRRLDVPRARDELSELARTFNRMLDRLQEGFQQEQRFVSDASHELRTPLTVILGYSDMLSRWGREDKNILDEGITSIRSEAENMQQLIEKLLFLARADQKRQAVNKEDVDLAELLADTMEKMQTVTTSHEVTLGRNDPVTVSADPVLLRQLLRIFLENSLKYTPPGGHIHAYSIRTPDNSAVTVTLTDDGIGIAPEHQARIFDRFYRVDSSRAKETGGSGLGLSIARWIAERHDIKIVLKSAVDEGTTITLTIPIVHDETA; from the coding sequence ATGTTGTCCGCGACTAATTCGCGCCTCGCCCGCTGGATCGACCGCTATTTCTACATCCGCATTTCTACAAAGATCACCCTGCTGTACGCGGCAATCCTCTTTTTCGTACTCATTCTCTCGACGGCGATTCTGGGGATTGGCGCGTACATCTATTTTTATCGGCAGGCGGAGGTCGATCTCGACCGCAGTATACGCCACGTGATGAGCAATATCGAAAGCGGCAATGCGGCAGAGGCAAAATTCTGGTTCGAAGGGCCCGTCATACCGGGTGTCATCGTACGTATTACAGATCGTTCGGGGCGTGTTGTGCTCGATACGGATGCGCATTTCCCCTCGATTGAAACGGTCGAGAGCGGCCGAATCTCGACGCCGATCTGGGCAAATCCCGATATGGAGGTCTCCGAGTTCAAGGGCGGTGCCGTCTATCATGCGCGGCGCAACATTGAGTACGACGGTATTCCCTATCAAATCCATTTCTTCCGCACGATCACAACGGAAACGGACTTTTTCAATTCCCTGCAGCGACTGCTCTTCTACACGGTTGCCGGATGCTTTGTGCTCGCACTCCTTGCAGGTCATTTCATCAGCAGACGTATCCTGAAACCCATCCGCGAGATCACCTGGACGGCGCGCAGCATCGAGGTGGAACGTCTCGGACGGCGTCTGGATGTGCCACGTGCTCGCGATGAGCTGTCGGAGCTCGCGCGTACGTTCAACCGCATGCTTGATCGCCTGCAGGAAGGCTTCCAACAGGAGCAGCGTTTCGTCTCCGACGCATCGCACGAGCTGCGCACACCGCTCACGGTCATCCTTGGATACTCCGACATGCTCTCGCGCTGGGGGCGCGAGGACAAGAACATCCTCGACGAGGGCATCACCTCCATCCGTTCGGAGGCGGAGAATATGCAGCAGCTCATCGAAAAGCTGCTCTTCCTCGCGCGTGCCGACCAGAAGCGGCAGGCAGTCAACAAGGAGGATGTTGATCTCGCGGAGCTCCTCGCCGATACGATGGAGAAGATGCAGACGGTCACAACCTCTCACGAGGTCACGCTCGGACGAAATGATCCTGTGACTGTGAGCGCGGATCCCGTGCTCCTGCGCCAACTGCTGCGCATCTTCCTCGAGAACAGTCTGAAGTATACGCCCCCCGGCGGTCACATCCACGCCTACTCGATCCGCACACCGGACAATTCGGCGGTCACGGTGACACTCACCGACGACGGCATTGGCATTGCACCCGAACATCAGGCGCGCATCTTCGACCGATTCTACCGCGTTGACTCCTCGCGCGCGAAGGAGACAGGCGGCTCGGGACTCGGGCTCTCCATTGCGCGTTGGATTGCCGAGCGCCACGACATCAAGATCGTACTCAAGAGCGCTGTCGACGAAGGTACGACGATCACGCTCACGATCCCGATCGTTCATGACGAAACTGCATAA